In a genomic window of Telopea speciosissima isolate NSW1024214 ecotype Mountain lineage chromosome 5, Tspe_v1, whole genome shotgun sequence:
- the LOC122661176 gene encoding protein MIS12 homolog isoform X1 produces MEDSENDAIFDAFNLNPQLFINEVLNAVDDMVDGAFEFYDQEALKLLARTGADRSDDLKKGISSIHHMIQAVVDKRLGMWEKYCLQHCFAVPKGFSMPKSHSPDDTSMDQDGPSDAELDSQLDSLREKLYVVGNESVGLQRELQALEKQSIISNSYAGSVNAALQLFEQNSVCETSQEIRRIASELRTRMEKQKIKRNEESEHVRAERIYNPNRDRSLMYYSEGVSNADPEYLHELAADLKNL; encoded by the exons ATGGAAGACAGCGAAAACGATGCCATTTTCGATGCTTTCAATTTGAACCCTCAACTCTTTATAAACGAAGTGCTCAACGCTGTTGATGATATGGTCGATGGGGCGTTTGAGTTCTACGATCA GGAGGCATTAAAACTTTTGGCTAGAACGGGCGCAGATCGATCAGATGATCTAAAGAAG GGTATTTCTTCCATACATCATATGATTCAAGCAGTTGTAGATAAGCGACTTGGTATGTGGGAGAAGTACTGCCTTCAGCACTGCTTTGCTGTTCCTAAAGGATTCTCAATGCCGAAATCT CACTCACCTGATGACACTTCGATGGATCAAGATGGACCATCGGATGCAGAACTTGATTCTCAGTTAGATTCTTTGAGAGAGAAGCTTTATGTG GTTGGAAATGAGTCCGTTGGGCTGCAGAGAGAGCTCCAAGCGCTTGAGAAACAGTCTATTATAAGCAATAGTTATGCGGGTTCTGTCAATGCGGCATTgcaattatttgaacaaaactCAGTGTGTGAGACATCACAAG AGATCAGAAGAATTGCATCTGAACTCCGCACCAGAATGGAGAAGCAGAAGATCAAAAGGAATGAAGAGAGTGAACATGTCAGAGCAGAAAGGATATATAATCCAAACAGAGATCGGTCTCTGATGTATTATAGCGAGG GTGTCTCCAATGCTGACCCAGAATATCTTCATGAGCTTGCAGCTGATTTAAAGAACTTGTGA
- the LOC122661176 gene encoding protein MIS12 homolog isoform X2, giving the protein MEDSENDAIFDAFNLNPQLFINEVLNAVDDMVDGAFEFYDQEALKLLARTGADRSDDLKKGISSIHHMIQAVVDKRLGMWEKYCLQHCFAVPKGFSMPKSSPDDTSMDQDGPSDAELDSQLDSLREKLYVVGNESVGLQRELQALEKQSIISNSYAGSVNAALQLFEQNSVCETSQEIRRIASELRTRMEKQKIKRNEESEHVRAERIYNPNRDRSLMYYSEGVSNADPEYLHELAADLKNL; this is encoded by the exons ATGGAAGACAGCGAAAACGATGCCATTTTCGATGCTTTCAATTTGAACCCTCAACTCTTTATAAACGAAGTGCTCAACGCTGTTGATGATATGGTCGATGGGGCGTTTGAGTTCTACGATCA GGAGGCATTAAAACTTTTGGCTAGAACGGGCGCAGATCGATCAGATGATCTAAAGAAG GGTATTTCTTCCATACATCATATGATTCAAGCAGTTGTAGATAAGCGACTTGGTATGTGGGAGAAGTACTGCCTTCAGCACTGCTTTGCTGTTCCTAAAGGATTCTCAATGCCGAAATCT TCACCTGATGACACTTCGATGGATCAAGATGGACCATCGGATGCAGAACTTGATTCTCAGTTAGATTCTTTGAGAGAGAAGCTTTATGTG GTTGGAAATGAGTCCGTTGGGCTGCAGAGAGAGCTCCAAGCGCTTGAGAAACAGTCTATTATAAGCAATAGTTATGCGGGTTCTGTCAATGCGGCATTgcaattatttgaacaaaactCAGTGTGTGAGACATCACAAG AGATCAGAAGAATTGCATCTGAACTCCGCACCAGAATGGAGAAGCAGAAGATCAAAAGGAATGAAGAGAGTGAACATGTCAGAGCAGAAAGGATATATAATCCAAACAGAGATCGGTCTCTGATGTATTATAGCGAGG GTGTCTCCAATGCTGACCCAGAATATCTTCATGAGCTTGCAGCTGATTTAAAGAACTTGTGA